Proteins encoded within one genomic window of Nonomuraea gerenzanensis:
- a CDS encoding amidase, with translation MSELHFLTATELARLIRARQVSAVEVLQAHLDRIEQVNPDVNAIVTLVADRAMRAAERADAALSAQEAVGPLHGVPVAHKDLVDTAGIRTTYGSPLFADHVPEQDDLIVQRLRAAGAVTVGKTNTPEFGTGSHTVNEVFGATRNPYDLSKSAGGSSGGAAAALATGMVPLADGSDMGGSLRNPASFCNVVGLRPTPGRVPEVSDLNAWYTLSVSGPMARTVEDVTLMLGVIAGFDRRSPYAIKEVFAPEPEQGVAGLRVAWSPDLGGLPVDPRTAAVTATAPAVFERLGATVEQVELDLGDAEDAFRTYRAWNYLLVHGDKSGLGPNTAWNVEQGRKVTGADLARAETARSRLYQRMAAFFDTYDVLIAPVSQVPPFPVEHPHVSEINGEKLPDYLAWMRSAYWISVLHAPAASVPAGFTPEGLPVGVQIVGRPFEDARVLRVARAFEQATGHGQRRPPR, from the coding sequence GTGAGCGAACTGCATTTCCTGACCGCGACCGAGCTGGCCCGGCTGATCAGGGCCAGGCAGGTGAGCGCCGTGGAGGTCCTCCAGGCCCACCTCGACCGGATCGAGCAGGTCAACCCGGACGTCAACGCCATCGTCACCCTCGTCGCCGACCGGGCCATGCGGGCGGCCGAGCGCGCCGACGCGGCCCTGTCGGCGCAGGAGGCGGTCGGGCCGCTGCACGGCGTGCCCGTCGCGCACAAGGACCTCGTCGACACGGCGGGGATCAGGACCACCTACGGCTCGCCGCTGTTCGCCGACCACGTGCCGGAGCAGGACGACCTGATCGTCCAGCGGCTGCGCGCGGCCGGGGCCGTGACCGTGGGCAAGACCAACACCCCTGAGTTCGGCACCGGCTCCCACACCGTCAACGAGGTGTTCGGCGCCACCAGGAACCCCTACGACCTGTCCAAGTCGGCGGGCGGCAGCAGCGGAGGAGCGGCGGCGGCGCTGGCGACCGGGATGGTGCCGCTGGCCGACGGCTCCGACATGGGCGGGTCCCTGCGCAACCCGGCCTCGTTCTGCAACGTCGTGGGGCTGCGGCCGACGCCCGGCCGGGTGCCCGAGGTCTCCGACCTCAACGCGTGGTACACGCTGAGCGTCTCCGGGCCCATGGCCAGGACGGTCGAGGACGTGACGCTGATGCTGGGCGTCATCGCCGGGTTCGACCGGCGCTCGCCGTACGCGATCAAGGAGGTGTTCGCGCCCGAGCCCGAGCAGGGGGTGGCCGGGCTGCGCGTGGCCTGGAGCCCCGACCTGGGCGGGCTGCCGGTGGATCCGCGCACGGCGGCCGTCACCGCCACCGCGCCCGCGGTGTTCGAGCGGCTCGGCGCCACCGTGGAGCAGGTCGAGCTGGACCTGGGCGACGCCGAGGACGCGTTCAGGACCTACCGCGCCTGGAACTACCTGCTCGTCCACGGCGACAAGAGCGGCCTCGGACCCAACACCGCCTGGAACGTCGAGCAGGGCCGCAAGGTCACCGGGGCCGACCTGGCCAGGGCGGAGACGGCGCGCAGCCGCCTCTACCAGCGCATGGCCGCCTTCTTCGACACCTACGACGTGCTGATCGCGCCGGTCAGCCAGGTGCCGCCGTTCCCGGTCGAGCATCCGCACGTCAGCGAGATCAACGGGGAGAAGCTGCCCGACTACCTGGCCTGGATGCGGTCGGCCTACTGGATCAGCGTGCTGCACGCGCCCGCCGCCTCCGTCCCCGCCGGGTTCACGCCCGAGGGGCTGCCGGTGGGCGTGCAGATCGTGGGCAGGCCGTTCGAGGACGCCAGGGTGCTGCGGGTGGCGCGGGCCTTCGAGCAGGCCACCGGGCACGGCCAGCGCCGCCCGCCGCGCTGA
- a CDS encoding alpha/beta-hydrolase family protein produces the protein MAPEAGTVEAAGLLAAAGSVGPSFQPGLLPRTTRDQALITGVVASANYAFAATTQALAEAVGRGLLPRRDTVRRRGARAVLTDPRTAALVTQLCACGAGIALQRLAVQHPGERLGRAAVRVFGWRLTAGGVAGALATAADAVADRLTGARTAARVNVAATLLAGAGVSAVLYARQRRGADVPAGTQAIRAAGVGTLVSASILAAARAESAAAAALGRAVTVAVPSLAPAERLAGHALTLSLLCYAGRRAALAAYRRIDSAGVVVEPAHQERPTSPLVSGGPGSLVQWADFGREGRRYVGMTLSARDIAHVTGAQDSRDPIRVFVGLASALTPGERADLAMRELERTGAFERRVLAYFSPTGSGYVNYVAAETLEYLTGGDVASIAIAYSVRPSFLSLDRVRAAWEENLAFLTALSWRLRAIDPDRRPRLVLFGESLGSQAAQNVFLHQGTRGLALLGIDRALFVGTPFASAWRRAWLDDPAACDGDGRVVEVASYEEWLALPAERRAAARVVLLTHHEDPVPKLGLPLLIQAPDWLGPVRGPGIPQAARWRPFVTALITFVDMLNAIHVVPGQFVSLGHDYRGDLARFVRLAFDLPADAATMAAVERALRERELHWAHRRVAGGPKDVTLPA, from the coding sequence ATGGCACCCGAGGCGGGCACCGTCGAGGCGGCCGGGCTGCTCGCCGCCGCCGGCAGCGTGGGCCCGTCCTTTCAGCCGGGCCTGCTCCCGCGGACCACCCGCGACCAGGCCCTGATCACCGGGGTGGTGGCGAGCGCCAACTACGCCTTCGCCGCCACGACCCAGGCGCTGGCGGAGGCGGTGGGCCGGGGCCTGCTCCCGCGCCGGGACACCGTGCGCAGGCGGGGCGCGCGGGCAGTGCTCACCGACCCCCGGACGGCCGCGCTCGTCACCCAGCTGTGCGCATGCGGAGCCGGGATCGCCCTGCAGCGGCTGGCGGTCCAGCACCCGGGGGAGCGGCTGGGGCGCGCGGCGGTCCGGGTGTTCGGGTGGCGGCTGACGGCGGGCGGCGTCGCCGGAGCCCTGGCCACGGCGGCGGACGCGGTGGCCGACCGGCTGACCGGCGCGCGCACGGCGGCGCGGGTCAACGTCGCCGCCACGCTCCTGGCGGGCGCGGGGGTCAGCGCCGTCCTGTACGCCCGTCAGCGCAGGGGAGCCGACGTGCCGGCCGGGACACAGGCGATCAGGGCGGCCGGCGTGGGCACGCTCGTCTCCGCCTCGATCCTGGCGGCGGCGCGGGCGGAGTCGGCCGCGGCGGCGGCACTCGGCCGGGCCGTCACCGTCGCCGTGCCGTCACTGGCGCCCGCCGAACGGCTCGCCGGCCACGCGCTCACCCTGTCCCTGCTCTGCTACGCCGGCCGCCGCGCGGCCCTGGCCGCCTACCGCCGCATCGACTCCGCCGGCGTGGTGGTGGAGCCCGCGCACCAGGAACGGCCGACGTCCCCGCTGGTCAGCGGCGGCCCCGGCAGCCTGGTCCAGTGGGCGGACTTCGGCCGCGAGGGCCGCAGGTACGTCGGCATGACGCTGAGCGCCCGGGACATCGCGCACGTCACCGGCGCCCAGGACTCCCGCGACCCGATCCGGGTGTTCGTCGGCCTCGCCTCCGCCCTCACCCCTGGCGAGCGCGCCGACCTGGCCATGCGCGAGCTGGAGCGGACCGGGGCGTTCGAGCGCCGGGTCCTGGCCTACTTCTCGCCCACGGGCAGCGGCTACGTCAACTACGTGGCCGCCGAGACCCTGGAGTACCTGACCGGGGGCGACGTGGCCTCGATCGCCATCGCCTACTCCGTCCGGCCGTCCTTCCTGTCACTGGACCGGGTGCGGGCCGCGTGGGAGGAGAACCTGGCCTTCCTGACGGCGCTGAGCTGGCGGCTGCGCGCGATCGACCCGGACCGCCGCCCCCGGCTGGTGCTGTTCGGGGAGAGCCTGGGCAGCCAGGCGGCCCAGAACGTCTTCCTGCACCAGGGCACGCGCGGCCTGGCCCTGCTCGGGATCGACCGGGCGCTGTTCGTCGGCACCCCGTTCGCCTCCGCCTGGCGGCGGGCCTGGCTGGACGACCCCGCGGCCTGCGACGGTGACGGCCGGGTCGTGGAGGTGGCGTCGTACGAGGAATGGCTCGCGCTGCCGGCGGAACGGCGGGCGGCGGCGCGCGTGGTCCTGCTGACCCACCACGAGGACCCGGTGCCGAAGCTGGGGCTGCCGCTGCTCATCCAGGCCCCCGACTGGCTGGGGCCGGTGCGCGGCCCGGGCATCCCGCAGGCCGCTCGATGGCGGCCGTTCGTCACCGCGCTCATCACGTTCGTGGACATGCTGAACGCCATCCACGTCGTGCCCGGGCAGTTCGTGTCCCTCGGCCACGACTACCGGGGTGATCTGGCGCGTTTCGTCCGGCTCGCCTTCGACCTGCCCGCCGACGCGGCGACCATGGCCGCCGTCGAGCGGGCGCTGCGGGAGCGCGAGCTGCACTGGGCTCACCGCAGGGTGGCCGGCGGGCCGAAGGACGTCACACTCCCGGCATGA
- the murA gene encoding UDP-N-acetylglucosamine 1-carboxyvinyltransferase, giving the protein MIAEEVWQIEPSGPLRGDVEVRGSKNGVSKHMVAAMLGNGESSIHNAPEVGEVEITAAMLRALGIHVEISRTEIRIEKGAEIEPRVPDAFTGLNRIPILMLGPLLHLAGEAFVPLVGGDPIGRRPVNFHVDALRAMGAEVQVGDTGIYAKAKRLNGTRLELPYPSVGATETVLMSAVLADGKTVLKNAATEPEVVELALFLQRMGARIELSPDRRIVIEGVERLRGAQTWLTGDRIEAFSYLAAGLVTGGEVRVHGCPQDRLVTAITTLARMGAQFDINDEYLCATAPPEGLRSAAVQTDTHPGFMTDWQTPLMVLFTQSQGMSVLHETVFENRLVYVPALQKMGCEIEVFDQCLGGPACRYHDTNARHSAVVRGVSKLKGADVTLPDIRAGFSAVLAAAVADGPSTLRGVHHIERGYHRPFEQFVSLGLNITRQR; this is encoded by the coding sequence GTGATTGCAGAAGAGGTCTGGCAGATTGAACCCTCCGGCCCGCTCCGGGGGGACGTCGAAGTACGCGGTTCGAAGAACGGCGTGTCCAAGCACATGGTCGCGGCCATGCTGGGCAACGGCGAGAGCAGCATCCACAACGCCCCCGAGGTGGGCGAGGTGGAGATCACCGCGGCCATGTTGCGGGCGCTGGGCATCCACGTCGAGATCTCCCGCACGGAGATCAGGATCGAGAAGGGCGCGGAGATCGAGCCCCGGGTCCCCGACGCGTTCACCGGCCTGAACCGCATCCCCATCCTCATGCTCGGCCCCCTGCTGCACCTGGCGGGTGAGGCGTTCGTACCGCTGGTCGGCGGCGACCCCATCGGGCGGCGGCCGGTGAACTTCCACGTGGACGCCCTGCGCGCGATGGGCGCCGAGGTGCAGGTGGGCGACACCGGTATCTACGCCAAGGCCAAGCGGCTGAACGGCACCCGGCTCGAGCTGCCGTACCCGAGCGTGGGCGCCACCGAGACGGTGCTGATGTCGGCGGTGCTGGCCGACGGCAAGACGGTGCTGAAGAACGCGGCCACCGAGCCGGAGGTGGTGGAGCTGGCGCTGTTCCTGCAGCGGATGGGGGCCAGGATCGAGCTGTCGCCCGACCGCCGGATCGTCATCGAGGGCGTCGAACGGCTGCGCGGCGCCCAGACCTGGCTGACCGGCGACCGCATCGAGGCGTTCTCGTACCTGGCGGCGGGCCTGGTCACCGGCGGCGAGGTGCGCGTGCACGGCTGCCCCCAGGACCGGCTGGTCACCGCGATCACCACGCTGGCCAGGATGGGCGCCCAGTTCGACATCAACGACGAGTACCTGTGCGCCACCGCGCCCCCCGAGGGCCTGCGCTCGGCGGCCGTGCAGACCGACACCCACCCCGGCTTCATGACCGACTGGCAGACGCCGCTGATGGTGCTGTTCACGCAGAGCCAGGGCATGTCGGTGCTGCACGAGACGGTCTTCGAGAACCGCCTGGTGTACGTGCCCGCGCTGCAGAAGATGGGCTGCGAGATCGAGGTGTTCGACCAGTGCCTCGGCGGGCCCGCCTGCCGCTACCACGACACCAACGCCCGTCACTCGGCCGTCGTGCGCGGGGTGTCCAAGCTGAAGGGCGCCGACGTGACGCTGCCCGACATCAGGGCCGGGTTCTCGGCGGTGCTGGCCGCCGCGGTCGCCGACGGGCCCTCCACCCTGCGCGGCGTGCACCACATCGAGCGCGGCTACCACCGGCCGTTCGAGCAGTTCGTGTCGCTGGGTCTGAACATCACACGGCAACGGTAA
- a CDS encoding transglycosylase domain-containing protein: MTVLRSVGALGLAGALGGVLAAALAAPLVGGGGLAAMSVTNTFVDLPPAPREEPLAQVTRLLDKDGRQFAQFYEANRTAVRLGAVAPVMRRAIVAIEDARFYEHGGLDVRGTIRALLTNTQAGGIRQGGSSLTQQLVKNILVESARSDAERDRARAPNLARKITELRLALALEQKYRKDEILERYLNIAYFGAGAHGVEAAARRFFSTSASRLTLTQAATLAGAVRMPYSTDPSLGQAHRERLKMRRDLVLDRMAGLKQINQQEAAAAKATPLGIRLRPEPGGCAQSAYPFYCLYVQQELLSNPIFGNTPRERQRRMARGGLTIRTSLDPIAQHAAERAIRERVSPEDTEVAAEAMVEPRTGRIRAMAASKRFGRNPGNRKNGPKTTFNLPADVAHGGGQGFQAGSTFKVFTLATALQQGWRFGDGFQTPGSLVPGQGYRDCSGQPVNDTDTRVLNASGEGEGGPHSIETGTWKSVNIFYMMLERKVGLCNVVRMARTLGVTRADGKPLKEVPTFTLGVNEMDPVTVAASFAAFAARGQYCRPLAIMEITGRDGRRTHVPPSCEQVIERPIADAVNHVLEGVFEQGTMKGQSIGRPAAGKTGTNNGYTSAWFAGYTPHLAAAVSVGDIRGSYRFPLQGVRIGDQYFGSVQGASLPGPIWVESMSAALRRTEPRGFAGPDMSRFGGGHTPGLEKALAEEERKRRGNNPFGRRMRRLFERLLGQPPGSASAEWPPQRDGERPGVLLEPPRRDGERRGALQERPYPRLGPEGRRHRRGQ, translated from the coding sequence GTGACCGTACTCAGATCCGTCGGAGCGCTCGGCCTGGCGGGGGCGCTCGGCGGGGTGCTGGCGGCCGCGCTGGCCGCGCCGCTGGTGGGCGGGGGCGGCCTCGCGGCGATGAGCGTCACCAACACGTTCGTGGACCTGCCGCCCGCCCCGCGCGAGGAGCCGCTCGCCCAGGTGACCAGGCTGCTCGACAAGGACGGGCGGCAGTTCGCCCAGTTCTACGAGGCGAACAGGACGGCCGTCAGGCTGGGCGCGGTCGCGCCGGTGATGCGCAGGGCCATCGTGGCGATCGAGGACGCCCGCTTCTACGAGCACGGCGGCCTCGACGTCAGGGGCACGATCCGGGCCCTGCTCACCAACACCCAGGCGGGCGGCATCCGGCAGGGCGGCTCGTCCCTGACCCAGCAGCTCGTCAAGAACATCCTGGTGGAGAGCGCGCGCAGCGACGCCGAGCGCGACAGGGCCCGCGCCCCGAACCTGGCCCGCAAGATCACCGAGCTGCGGCTGGCGCTGGCCCTGGAGCAGAAGTACCGCAAGGACGAGATCCTGGAGCGGTACCTGAACATCGCCTACTTCGGCGCGGGCGCGCACGGGGTGGAGGCGGCGGCCAGGCGCTTCTTCTCCACCTCGGCCTCCCGGCTGACGCTGACCCAGGCGGCCACGCTGGCGGGCGCGGTGCGCATGCCGTACTCGACCGATCCCTCGCTCGGGCAGGCGCACAGGGAACGCCTGAAGATGCGCCGCGACCTCGTGCTCGACCGCATGGCGGGGCTCAAGCAGATCAACCAGCAGGAGGCGGCCGCGGCCAAGGCCACGCCGCTGGGCATCCGGCTGCGGCCCGAGCCCGGCGGCTGCGCGCAGAGCGCGTACCCGTTCTACTGCCTGTACGTGCAGCAGGAGCTGCTGTCGAACCCCATCTTCGGCAACACGCCCCGCGAACGCCAGCGCAGGATGGCCAGGGGCGGCCTGACGATCAGGACCAGCCTCGACCCGATCGCCCAGCACGCCGCCGAGCGGGCCATCCGCGAGCGGGTCTCGCCCGAGGACACCGAGGTGGCCGCCGAGGCCATGGTGGAGCCGCGTACCGGCAGGATCAGGGCGATGGCGGCGAGCAAACGCTTCGGCCGCAACCCCGGCAACCGCAAGAACGGCCCCAAGACCACCTTCAACCTGCCGGCCGACGTGGCGCACGGCGGCGGGCAGGGCTTCCAGGCGGGCTCCACGTTCAAGGTGTTCACCCTGGCCACCGCGCTGCAGCAGGGGTGGCGCTTCGGCGACGGCTTCCAGACGCCCGGCTCGCTGGTGCCGGGGCAGGGCTACCGCGACTGCTCGGGGCAGCCCGTCAACGACACCGACACCCGCGTGCTCAACGCCAGCGGCGAGGGCGAGGGCGGGCCGCACAGCATCGAGACCGGCACCTGGAAGTCGGTGAACATCTTCTACATGATGCTGGAGCGCAAGGTCGGGCTCTGCAACGTCGTGCGCATGGCCAGGACGCTCGGCGTCACCCGGGCGGACGGCAAGCCGCTGAAGGAGGTGCCGACCTTCACGCTGGGGGTCAACGAGATGGACCCCGTGACGGTGGCGGCCTCGTTCGCCGCGTTCGCGGCCAGGGGGCAGTACTGCCGGCCGCTGGCCATCATGGAGATCACCGGCAGGGACGGGCGGCGCACGCACGTGCCGCCGTCGTGCGAGCAGGTCATCGAGCGGCCCATCGCCGACGCGGTCAACCACGTGCTGGAGGGCGTGTTCGAGCAGGGCACGATGAAGGGGCAGAGCATCGGCCGGCCCGCCGCCGGGAAGACGGGCACCAACAACGGCTACACCTCGGCCTGGTTCGCCGGCTACACGCCGCACCTGGCGGCGGCGGTCAGCGTGGGCGACATCCGGGGGTCCTACCGGTTCCCGCTGCAGGGGGTGCGGATCGGGGACCAGTACTTCGGGTCGGTGCAGGGGGCGTCGCTGCCGGGGCCGATCTGGGTGGAGTCGATGAGCGCCGCGCTACGGCGTACGGAGCCGCGCGGGTTCGCCGGGCCCGACATGTCACGCTTCGGGGGCGGGCACACGCCGGGGCTGGAGAAGGCGCTGGCGGAGGAGGAGCGCAAGAGGCGCGGGAACAACCCGTTCGGGCGGCGGATGCGGCGGCTGTTCGAGCGGCTGCTCGGGCAGCCCCCGGGGTCGGCGTCGGCGGAGTGGCCGCCGCAGCGCGACGGCGAGCGGCCCGGCGTGCTCCTGGAGCCGCCGCGTCGCGACGGCGAGCGGCGCGGCGCGCTGCAGGAGCGGCCGTACCCGCGCCTGGGGCCCGAGGGACGGCGTCACCGGCGCGGGCAGTGA
- the ybaK gene encoding Cys-tRNA(Pro) deacylase: protein MALTKAGAAFTLHPYEHDPAAQAYGEEAADALGVPYERIFKTLVAEVESGLAVAVVPVAGKLDLKALASALDSKRAAMADAAKVERVTGYVVGGISPLGQRKQLPTVVDSSALGFETIYFSAGKRGLQIETAPDNLITITRAVTAPIGKAG from the coding sequence ATGGCACTGACCAAGGCCGGGGCGGCGTTCACGCTGCACCCGTACGAGCACGATCCGGCGGCTCAGGCCTACGGCGAGGAGGCCGCCGACGCGCTCGGCGTGCCGTACGAGCGGATCTTCAAGACGCTCGTCGCCGAGGTCGAGAGCGGGCTGGCGGTGGCGGTGGTGCCGGTGGCGGGCAAGCTCGACCTCAAGGCTCTGGCCAGTGCGCTCGACAGCAAGCGGGCCGCGATGGCCGACGCGGCCAAGGTCGAGCGGGTGACGGGGTACGTCGTCGGCGGCATCAGCCCGCTGGGGCAGCGCAAGCAGCTGCCGACCGTGGTCGACTCCTCGGCGCTCGGCTTCGAGACGATCTACTTCTCGGCGGGGAAGCGGGGGCTGCAGATCGAGACCGCCCCCGACAACCTCATCACGATCACCCGCGCCGTCACGGCACCCATCGGCAAGGCCGGCTGA
- a CDS encoding AraC family transcriptional regulator — protein MPEIRHLSEAPTGRRPLAPGAGIDAHRHDTHQIAYACRGVISVTTDAGTWVAPANRALWVPAGTVHEHRAHGDTDLRLVGLTENPLGLDRPAVLAVGPLLRELIIAYTGDTTSDTTGHNAGLSAGDTTIDSAGDTAGDTTIDTAGDTAGRLGGGERARLLAVLLDQLRHAPEQPLHLPTARDARLAAVCAALHQDPADPGTLAQFAARAGTSDRTLARLCRAELGMTFPQWRTQLRLHHALLLLADGVPVTTVAHRCGWASASAFIDVFRRAFGYTPGRLRQPGPGSIGGPGSTPYNRVP, from the coding sequence ATGCCGGAAATACGCCACTTGTCCGAGGCGCCGACCGGGCGGCGTCCGCTGGCGCCGGGGGCGGGCATCGACGCGCACCGGCACGACACCCACCAGATCGCCTACGCCTGCCGTGGCGTCATCTCCGTCACCACCGACGCCGGCACCTGGGTGGCCCCCGCGAACCGGGCCCTGTGGGTGCCCGCCGGAACCGTCCACGAGCACCGCGCCCACGGGGACACGGACCTGCGCCTGGTCGGGCTCACGGAGAATCCGCTCGGGCTGGACCGGCCGGCGGTCCTCGCGGTCGGCCCGCTGCTCCGCGAGCTGATCATCGCCTACACCGGCGACACCACGAGCGACACGACGGGCCACAACGCGGGCCTCAGCGCAGGCGACACCACGATCGACAGCGCCGGCGACACTGCAGGCGACACCACGATCGACACTGCGGGCGACACTGCGGGAAGGCTGGGCGGCGGGGAGCGGGCGCGGTTGCTGGCGGTGCTGCTCGACCAGCTCAGGCACGCCCCCGAGCAGCCGCTGCACCTGCCCACCGCGAGGGACGCCCGCCTGGCCGCCGTCTGCGCCGCCCTGCACCAGGACCCGGCCGACCCCGGCACGCTGGCCCAGTTCGCCGCCCGGGCCGGCACCAGCGACCGCACGCTGGCCCGCCTCTGCCGGGCCGAGCTGGGCATGACCTTCCCGCAGTGGCGCACCCAGCTCCGCCTGCACCACGCCCTCCTCCTGCTCGCCGACGGCGTCCCGGTGACCACGGTCGCGCACCGGTGCGGGTGGGCGTCGGCGAGCGCGTTCATCGACGTGTTCAGGAGGGCCTTCGGGTACACGCCCGGCCGGCTGCGGCAGCCTGGCCCGGGTTCGATCGGCGGGCCGGGGAGTACGCCCTACAATCGCGTGCCGTGA
- a CDS encoding MFS transporter, protein MNRIPALAAGHATVDFYQGAVPALVPFLVAGRGYGYVAVSGIVLAATLLSSIVQPIFGVLTDKWRMPWLIPASMILAGTGVAICGVSDSYVLTWLAAALSGLGVAAYHPEAARLARLASEGSHVRMSWFSTGGTLGFASAPVLVTPLLAGWGLGASPFLVLPAVLGAILTLPAIRVLSGGARTARAAGPVSGRDDWPSFTRLTLVIVFRSVVYVGLSAFVALHLGGGAAGAVALFVLFAGGAVGTVVGGRLAARLGRVRTMRLSYALAVPAVAGVVFVPGPAAYVFVAASSIALYAPFSLHVTLGQDFLPTRVGTAGGVTLGLAVSVGGLASPLVGAVAEAASLRTALACLIAFPVLALLMARTIREPDPVAA, encoded by the coding sequence GTGAACAGGATCCCCGCCCTCGCCGCCGGCCACGCCACCGTGGACTTCTACCAGGGAGCCGTCCCCGCCCTCGTGCCCTTCCTCGTGGCCGGGCGGGGCTACGGGTACGTCGCCGTCTCCGGCATCGTGCTGGCCGCCACGCTGCTCTCGTCCATCGTGCAGCCGATCTTCGGCGTGCTGACGGACAAGTGGCGGATGCCGTGGCTCATCCCGGCGAGCATGATCCTGGCGGGCACGGGGGTGGCGATCTGCGGTGTGTCGGACTCGTACGTGCTGACCTGGCTGGCCGCCGCCCTGTCCGGGCTCGGCGTGGCCGCCTACCACCCGGAGGCCGCGCGCCTGGCCAGGCTCGCCAGCGAGGGCAGCCACGTGCGGATGAGCTGGTTCTCCACGGGCGGCACGCTGGGGTTCGCGTCGGCGCCGGTGCTGGTGACGCCGCTGCTGGCGGGGTGGGGGCTGGGCGCCTCGCCGTTCCTCGTGCTGCCCGCCGTGCTGGGCGCGATCCTGACGCTCCCGGCGATCAGGGTCCTGTCCGGCGGCGCCAGGACGGCCCGCGCCGCCGGGCCCGTCTCCGGGAGGGACGACTGGCCGTCCTTCACCCGGCTCACGCTGGTGATCGTCTTCCGCTCGGTCGTGTACGTCGGCCTGAGCGCCTTCGTGGCCCTCCACCTGGGCGGCGGCGCGGCCGGGGCGGTGGCGCTGTTCGTGCTGTTCGCGGGCGGCGCGGTCGGCACCGTGGTGGGCGGCAGGCTGGCGGCCCGCCTGGGCCGGGTGCGGACGATGCGGCTGTCGTACGCGCTGGCCGTCCCCGCGGTCGCCGGCGTGGTGTTCGTGCCGGGGCCCGCCGCGTACGTGTTCGTCGCCGCCTCCTCCATCGCCCTGTACGCCCCGTTCTCCCTGCACGTGACGCTGGGCCAGGACTTCCTGCCGACCAGGGTGGGCACGGCCGGCGGCGTCACCCTGGGGCTGGCGGTCAGCGTGGGCGGGCTGGCGAGCCCGCTGGTGGGGGCGGTCGCCGAGGCGGCGTCGCTGCGTACGGCGCTGGCCTGCCTGATCGCGTTTCCCGTGCTGGCCCTGCTCATGGCACGCACGATCAGGGAGCCCGACCCGGTGGCCGCCTAG